In the Pongo abelii isolate AG06213 chromosome 9, NHGRI_mPonAbe1-v2.0_pri, whole genome shotgun sequence genome, TGGTTCTCCCAGGAGCCTTCGGCCAATGGGGATGACGTATGCCGGACGACGGAGGCCCGAGGACTCGGGAGGAGGAGGGGCGTAGGGCTCTGCGACGCGCAGCGAGCTAGGACGGTGGCACGAGGAGTGTGGCGCTGGCCGCCTAGCCTTACAACCCTCGCTATCACTACCACCCAGTGCATGTGGGTGCTGAGGCCCGCAGGGATACAAGGGCGCCAGGGGCTGTCTGCAAAGTCTATGCTGGCGGAGGTGGTCGTGACGGGAAGTCCTGACTTTGGGCCTCCCGGATCCCCACGCTCCATTCCCAGAAACCCTCGCGCCTAGAAGTCTTTCTTCAAAGGAGTTGGGCCAGGGCGCCCAAGCGTGCGGGGCACCCCGCTTTGCAGGGCTCTCCCTGACGCCCTGCTTTCTCCGCCAACACCGATTCCCTGGCTTCTGGACGGGGAGGTGAAGCACTCAGCCGTTGGCCCACCTGCGCTTCTTTGCTCAGCCTCCCGACTCAACGCTGGACATTGAGAGGAAGCAAGGCAGGCTGGACAGAGGACAAGCACAGAGAAAGCAACAGGAGCAAAGTCTACCAAAAAGCTATTTCAGGTTGGGTCTGGGGGCAAGACAAGGCGCTCGTGGATTGAGAAGCTTCCCCAGGGCCCTTGCAACAGCTGCCATCCTCCATCCACATCTCTCTTACTGggatgggaattttttttttttttttttttgagacggagtctcgctctgtcgcccaggctggagtgcagtggctctatctgcaacctctgcctcccaggttcaagcgattctcccacctcagcctcccgagaagctgggattactggcgcctgccaccacgcccggctaattttcgtatttttgtagagacggggagtcaccatgttggccaggctggtctcaaactcctaacctcaggtgatccacccccctcggcctcccaaagtgctgagattacaggcgtgagccaccccacccggccaaGCCTGCCTTCTCTTAATTTACCTTTTCACTCTTCTTTCCTGATAGTTTTGACGTGAACTGTTCGGACCCTCAGTGCTGATAGAAAACTGCATTCCAGGAAAGGAACACAGCTGTGCAGTGAGTGGGGGGGTTTCGGAGCTAAAAAGCTGGACATAAGCCTGAAGTCAGAATACTCAATTTGTTTTGGGAGGGGTAAAATGCTTAACTATCCTTGCTGCATTGTTAGCCTGGTAATTAACTATACAAACGTAAAGGCCAAATTATTTCCTTACTGCCAGGGTCAGTCAGGCTCGCTTTGGTCAAGTACACCAGCAAAGGGTGGCAATGTCCTTGGTTCTGTGAGAGACCTTCCCACAGTCAGAGGCTTCTCTTCTTTATTGTGCACCCTCTGCTGGTTAGTGTGATACAGTGAACTCAGAGAAAAGAAGGCGCATACGACTTACTAGAGATAattttatacccagtaatgtttCCTTAAAAGTGTTAAATTTAAGATTATACCTATGGAGCTGGGATGTGGTGTTCAGGAAGAATATAAGTAGTCAGCATTGTAGCAGTTGAGTCTCAGTGGTAATGGAAATGGGGAAGGTTGAAggataataatagttaacatttggGGCATGGTAgttattttgtgccaggcactcacTGTGCTAAGCAACTTTACCTTCActgactcatttaatctttaaaacaacCCTAcaaggtaagtactattattccATTTCATGGATAGGAaagtgagactcagagaagttaggtCACCTGTGTGAGATTATACAGCCAGGCTAATAAATAGAGCCAAGACCCAAACCTAGGCTTATCTCTGAGCTCCCACATGTAACCACtatgataattttctttcttgagatatCCTTGGCACAATTTCTGGGCTGATGTTTCCTCAACTCATACTATTATCTCTCACTTTCAAAATTCCCCTGCCATTtcaagacaaaaaacaaattagataTAACCATGCCTCTGAAATGTATTATCTCACCTACAGGAGTCTGATCTGTGAAAACCTAGGTTTGTTAAGACTCTTGCCAACATGTGCTCTCCTGCCAGTCCCAAAATCCTATACAGGAACCCCCGGTTCCTCAGGTTAGCTTTTCTGCAGCTTCATCACCAGCAGCAGAGTGATGTGTTCTGTGATGTCCTTCTGCAGGCAGAAGGTAAGAGAGTGGTGGGAATTCAACTGAAAACTCACCATAGAATAAGATGAGTTCAGGGCCAGAGGGTAAAGGATAAAATCAGCAAAATGTTACTGCCTATGACCAAACTATTTGGTAAAGGGCTCTTTGTTTCTAGGACAATTACTACTGTTTTCAAGAGTGAAATTGTGactttgcttctttctcttaaATAATAAATCTAATTGTAAAGTTTTATAAGCAGATACATTCTATATAACATGGATAATATTCCAATGGGATGGTTGTGAAGATTAAGAGTTAATGTGGgtaagcacttagaatagtgcttTTAATATACTAACCACAATATGTGTTAGATGATActattatgttttcctttttttgagagtctcactctcttgcccaggcaggagtgtggtggcacaatcacagctccctgcaacctccgcctcctgggttcaagtgattctcatgccttagccttctcaagtagctgagattacaggcatgcgccactacgcccagctaatttttgtatttttagtagagatgaggttttgccacgatggccaggctggtctcaaactcctggcctcaagtgatccacccgcctcggcttgccaaagtgctgggattataggcgtgagccaccacgtccgacctttttcccattttcttttttgttgttgttgttgttttgtttttgagacagagtctcactctgtcatccaggctggagtgcaatggcagggtctcggctcactgcaacctccacctcctgcgttcaagcgattctgccgcctccgcctcccgagtagctgggactacaggtgcgtgccatcacacccggcaaattttttgtatttttagtagagatggggtttcactatgttggccaggctggtctcgaactcctgacctcatgattcgcctgtctcagcctcccaaagtgctgggattacaggcgtgagccacatcgCCCAGCCTGCTTAATTTCTTTAATCTTCAAATTGATGACTTGTTGTTTGTTGCTAGAACTAAAAATGTATAGGTTATTTCCACCCCTTCACTTCACACTGGAAATGTTAATTCAGCATAAAGTAGACCCTGATATATAATGTACAAGGCCCAAGATTAGGAGTCAGAGTTACTAAGTAGATCCTGATATATAAAGGCCCAAGAAATGGGCAGGTAACTTCATCTCTCTGGggctcaatttcttcatttataaagaaGAATTATGATAACCAATATTGTATACCACTCTACAGTTTGTTTGTGGAGTACATACAGTATagtgtctcttttgattttttttttttttttttttttttgagactcttgcactgttgcccaggctggagtgcaattgcgcggtctcagctcactgctgtctCCGCcttcttctgggttcaagcgattctcctccctcagtctcctgagtagctgggattacagggatatgccaccacacccggctaatttttgtattttttagtagagaccgggtttcaccatgttggccaggctggtcttgaactcctgacctcaaatgatccacctgcctcggcctctcaaaatgctgggattacaggtgtgagccacagcacccagccatgTCTCATCTGATTCTAACAGTCTTGTAAGAGAAGCCTTAGCTATATGGTTCCAATTCTACATATGAATGAGTTGAGGACTACagttaagtgatttgcctgctGCTTCTCTTAGTAAGTGCAGAGTTGAGATTGACTATTTAattccaaataaagaaaaaaagtatcagTTGCCTGTTGTATGCTAAACACTGCTACCGTGGTCATACAAAAGTTCCTCTTCTTAAGGAAATCTTATAAGGGGAAGAAGACATTCAAAAATCCAATGCATTCAAGTAACTGtgcaatatattaaaaatataattgagtaAGTATAGGCAGACTTAGGAGGATAAAAAAGGAACATCCTTCACAGACTTGAGGAGACTGGGAGACAAGGGTTAGGGAACTTTTCTTGGAATAACCCCTTAGGTGAGATCTGAAAGACAAGTGGGAGGAAGCAGGGAAAGATTTTTCCTGGCAGACAGCAGCATGTATACAGGTTCAGAGATGTGACCACGGATTTGTTCGTTATTATTAGAGCAGACTATAAAACGTGTATTGAccggagaggaaaagagaaattagTAAACATGTGAGTTCTGAAGTGTCATGCAAAGGAAGTAGGTATTTCAGGACACTGGGAAACATACTGAACAGTTTTATGCAGGAGGTTATAATCTGATACCTGCTTTAGAAACAACATTCAGCTTGTTGTTTAGAAACAACATTCAGTCATTATTGGTTACTGAGCCTAGATAGGCAGCTGTTTCATAATCCAGGAGAGAGGGGATGATGGCCTGAATTAAGGCATTGAGAAGATAAAAATGTGAGCTATTAAAGAGAGTTTACAAAAGTTGCTGAAGTGGTTAAGGGCATAGACTCTGTAGCCAGACTTTCtggctcaaattcttttttttttctttttagagacaaggtctcactgttttgcccaggttagtctcaaactcttgtactcaagtgatcctcccgcctcagtctcctgaagtgctaggattacaggtgtgagccactgtgcccggccttgaatTCAAATCTTGTCCCTGCTACTTTGCAGTTGTAAGAATGTTACTTAActatgcctcagtttactcatttatAATAACAGTAGCTACTTTAGAGTTacagtgaagattaaataaattaatattggtaaaacacttagaacaatgcctgatgGCACATAAtgactcaacaaatattagctttaaaaaaaCCTGATATTTaattagaggctgggcacagttgctcatgcctataatctcagcactttgggaagccaaggaaggaggatcacttgaggcaaggagttcaagaccagcctaggcaatgtactgagaccttgtctctaaaaaataaaaatagccagctgcagttgcaatcccagcactttgggaggccaaggcagacagattgctttagcccaggagtttgagaccagcctaggcaatatggtaaaaccctgtttctattaaaaaatacaaacaattagctggctaaggtggtatatgcctgtagtcccagctactcaagaggctgaggtaagataatcaccagagcctgggaggttgaggttgcagtgagctatgattgtgtcactgtgctccagcctggttggcagagcaagaccctgtctcaaaaaacaaaacaaccctggctggtgtggtggctcacgcctgtaatcccagcacttttggaggccgaggcgggtggatcacctgaggtcaggagttcaagatcagtctggccaacatggtgaaaccctgtctctactaaaaatacaaaaattagccaggcacggtggcaggcgcctgggaggctgaggcaggagaatcgcatgaacccaggaggcggatgttgcagtaagccgagatcgcaccattgcactccagcctgggccaaagagtgagactctgcctcaaaaaaaaacaaaaacaaaaacaaaaaaccctgataCTTAATTAGATGTGATGGGTAAAGgagggaaaattaaaaatgacttcTGGTTTTCAAGCTCAGGCAACTGGGTGAATATGATGCCTTACTTTGAAGTAGAAAATCAGAGAGGTTTTTTGGGGTGGGGAATAAGTTCATTTTCTGGAAAAGTTGCATTGAAGGTGCTTGTGAGGCATATATGTAGACATGCCAGCTGTGGTATGTTTACTCCCTCAGGAAAGAGATCTAGGCAGAGGTATGGATCTGGGAATCATCAGCAAGCCTTTTGTAATTAAAGCCATGGAAGAAACGAAGTGAGATTGCCTGGGAAGTACCCATTAAAtgaggtggctcagaacagaccACTGCCTAGTAGGCAGTGGCTACAGCACAGCAGATCGTCCACCTCCATAGCTCTTTCTGTTAGACCACAATTTGCTTCTATAAAAGTTTTTGAACTCTTGTTTGagtcaataaaattaaattcagcAAGAATGATGATCCTCTATTTTGTGTCAGGCACTGAATATATCTCAGTGAGAAAGACAGATGTGGTCCGTGTCCTCACAGAGTTACAGCCTAGTGAAGGAGATGGATAATTACAATACAGATAGCTAAGTGCCATGATAGCTACAGAGTACCTCTGCCCAGGAACACCTAACTCAGACTTGTGGTGGGGTGgaggaaggcttttttttttttttttttttttggagacaaggtataactgtgttgctcaggctagtctcaaagtcctggactcaagcaatcctcctgcctcagcctacctagCAGTTGGGATTTCAAGCATGTGGCACTGCACTCAGCCCCAGGAGGCTTTCTGAAGGAAGTGATGACAAAGGTAGATTTTGAGAATAAAGAAACAAGTTAacgggctggacacggtggctcacgcctgtaatctcagcactctgggaggccgaggcaggtggatcacctgagatcaggagaccggcctgaccaacaaggtgaaaccccgtctctactaaaaatacaaaaattagccgggcgtggtggtgtgcgcctgtaatcccagctactcgggaggctaagacaggagaactgcttgaacccgggaggcagaggttgcagtgagctgagattgcaccactgaactccagtctgggcaaccgagcgagactgtctcaaaaaaaaaaaaaaaaaagctaggcaaAAGGTAATGGCAGAAGGTTCCAGGCAggcaaaagaataatttttttcttttacttgaagTCCCATGGAAGGAATATAAAAGAAGGGGCAGTACATTTGGGTAGTAATGTCTATGCTTAGCCCATGAACTTGCCAGTCTACCTGATAACAAAAGTATTTGGGTTTCCCTTCAGGTGAGGCAGTTCCAGCTCACTGCTGCATCCTGTCAGCTTGCAGCCCCTTCTTCACAGAGCGCCTGGAGCAGGAGAGGCCAGCTCAGGGTCGGAAGGTGGTGCTGGAGCTGGGTGGCCTGAAGATCAGCACACTTAGGAAGCTGGTGGACTTCTTGTATACCTCAGAAATGGAAGTATCTCAAGAAGAAGCCCAGGATGTGCTATCTGCTGCCCGTCAGCTCCGTGTGTCTGAGCTGGAATCCCTTCAGCTTGAGGGTGGAAAGTTGGTGAAGGCCCCACAGGGCCGAAGGCTGAACCGAGAGTGCTTACAACCAACAAGTGCTGCACCAATCTCTGCCAGAGTGGTGACACCCAGCCACCACCCTCACACCCCACTGCCCGCTACTCAAACTCCTTGTCCTCTTGGGGCAATAAGATTGAAGTCCTTGGGGAAGAAAGAGGGGCCCCAGGAGAACAACCGACAGAATGCAGACAATTTGTCTGGCACTCTTCTGCTCAAGAGGAAGGCCAGAGCCTGCCCAACTCCACAAGAAAAAAGCTCTTCACCATCAAGCCATAGTCAAGAGCCTAGAGAGAACAAGAATGACACTGCCCTTGATCCTACAGTGCTCTCCCCACCCAGCTTGTACCCCTCTGTGGACAAACACCTGTTGCCCAGAAAGATCAGGCTCAGTCGCTCAAAGCCATCTCCTGATATCTGTACATCAAAGCCTTCCAGCATTTTAAGTGGATCTAGCTCAGTGCCTGCAACCCCTGGCCGGCGTCTTTGGCGGCAGAGGAGTGTAAATAAAGAAGCACCAGAGGACAAGCCAAAACCAGGCAGAGCTAGTCCTCTACAGAGCACCCCAAGCCCATCTGGTCTGGGAAAGACAGGTGGGGGCAGGAAGCGGAGCCCTGAAGTCAGGGCACCTAACTCAGACTCTGCAGAGGAGGGGCAGGTTGGGAGAGTTAAACTTAGGAAGATTGTCAATGGGACTTGCTGGGAAGTGGTACAAGAGACTCCCCTCAAAAACTCTCAAGATAGCCCCCAGATCCCAGATCCCGGAGGAGACTTCCAAGTGCCTTCAGGAACTCAGCCATTCTCTGGTAATGAGCAGGAAATGTCACCTACTAGAACAGAACTGTGTCAGGACTCCCCCGTGTGCACTAGGCTACAAGACATTCTGGTCTCTGCTAGCCACTCCCCAGACCACCCAGTGGTGAAGTCAGAGTTTGAGTCCGGTCCAGAACTGGTAGAGAAGGAACCTGTGTTGGCTACTGACTGCAGAGAACCCTATGCATTTGACACAGCTCTGCTGGAGCAGCCCTGTGAGGCTGAGGAGTACCGAATCACAAGTGCTGCTGCCACCAGTGAGCTGGAGGAGATCCTGGACTTCATGCTCTGTGGCTCAGACATTGAACCACCTATAGGGTCTCTGGAGAGTCCAGGGGCTGAGGGCTGCAGAACACCTACCTATCATCTGACAGAAACAGGAAAGAACTGGATTGAAGGGGAAGAATGGTGTCTACCAGACATGGAACTCTGGCCCAGGGagctcacagaattggaaaaggaACCTGCTGATGAGAACAGAGAGCCAACTGAGCTCCTTAGCCCCCTTGTCATGCCCTCTGAGGTGAGTGGAGAAGTGCTTTCAGTAGGAGGCCGTTGGACACCAGACCTTGAAATTACCAGCTCCCAGCCACTGGATGGTCAAGAAGACAAACTTCTCCATGTCAGCTCCCTTAATACTCCCCAGAGGTCTTATGGGGACCTCTCACCTCCctgctcaaactgggtggagacTGGGCTGGAAGTCTCCTTGACTACAGATGAGTTATTATACCCTTCTCCCAAGGCAGGCAAGGAGGTATCTGGTCACTCTGAACTACTAGGCTCActtcctgccagctctgaagaggaAGAGATTGATGTGGTAGACTGGACAGCAGAGGGGAGGCTGGTACCCACTAGTGTTCCCTCCGTGTGGCCTGACCCTTCCTCAGAGTCAGAAACAGAGGTAGATATACTAACATAGTGGAGGGGGGAGGGCAGGTTAGGGGCCTTGGGAGGGTGAGAAGTGTTAGCTAGCAAAAGGCTTACTGGCAGAGAAGCTGGCACGTGCCCTTGGCACAAGAGGCAGGTGTACCCTGGCTCTTTGTAggtcccttcctcccttccctaaGCCTCAGAAGCCAAGGGTACCACAGATAGAAAATTATGAACTTGTACCATCTTATTTGTAATCTATTTTCCGGTTAGCGACAACTGAAACAAACTGTGTGCTCCCCAATTCTGGTGGGTCATAGGTAACAGCCAAGGCCAGGTCTCTCGGGTCATAAGGCATCCAGTCACTGGTAATTTAGGAAAAGCTGAGAAAGAACACCCTTCTCTGTGGTGGGGTATTGTTTAAGAAAATGTTCCAGAGGAAGGTGTGAAGCAGTGTTGGGAGGAATACTAAGTGGGTGGGAGTGATGGATGCTGTCCAGCACCTAACGTGGGGCTTATTCACTGCCAGTATTAGGAAGTCTAGCTAAAACCTCTGCAGGGGCCAAGAAGATGTACTTCCATCATTACTTCCAAAAAGTAAGTTGAAAAAGATacagttgcttttttaaaaaataaattatttactttgCTCCCATAATTTTTACAAGTATTTCTCATGTTTTACCAGAGATCCTAAAAGTTGCaggtcaggccaggtgcagtggctcatcatgcctgtaaccccagcactatgggaggtcaaggcaggcgtatcacttgaggtcaggagtttgagactagcctggccaacatggtgaaaccccgcctttactaaaaataaaaataaaaaaattagccaggcgtggtggtgtgcacctgtgatcccagctactcaggagactgaggcaggagtatcgcttgaacctgggagacaaaggttgcagtgagccgagatagcaccgctatactccagcgtgggtgacgaagtgagactctggctcttaaaaaaaatttttttctttaaaagttccaGGTCACATGGCTATCTTGGGCTATGAAAAACACAAGGACTACCAACTCCACAAGGCTGGCTTTGTCCATCCCTTAAGATTAAGTTTTACTCTATTACTCAAAtactttatttcaacttttattaaacCAAATCCAGTAACTTTTACAATGCCTTACTAGAGGGTTGCCTCATAACTGAACCTTCATTTCTGGCGGGGAAGAAACCATGGCTTCAGGCACATGACTGAAGTTTGGCCATGTTCCATCATTAATGTTCCAACATCACCAGGGACACAAAGCTGCAAAAAATGAGAAGGGAAATAAGGTTAGAGAAAGGATCCAGGCAATCATAAGGACTGAGGAAGACATGTTCCCCAACCCTTGAACTCACAAACCCTGAAGCTCAAGGATTGCATCCTTCCTCCAAATCTCACTCAACATAATAAGTGCAGAACAACATGCCAAAGCACTGTATGAAGCACTAGGGACAAAGACAAGGTCAAAATCCTTGTAACCAAATGTGATGGTATTGTAGTGCAGTGTTAACACAGGGAACAGTAACAGAACACCCAAGAACCAAACAAAAGTGTAGGGATAAGCATAAATGAAGTAACATGAAATAAACTTCCAAATGGAAAACTGGTCCATACCCCCAGGGCAACAGTCAACTACGGTGTCCCAAAGGACATAAATTGCATTTAGGGCACACTAGACAGAAAACaatattgtgtcttttttttgttttttgttttcaaatagacggggtctccctatgttggccatccactcctgcctcgacctcccagagtgctgggattgcaggcgtgagctacccACGCCAGGTGGGTACTTGTAGCCACACCAAGATCAATGCCTTCTCTTCCTCAACAGCGGTCGCGCCCCCCACTTCCCATTTCAAACCTCAGCATGAGGACTTCTACCCAAATCTCCCTACGACAGGTACTTCTTCAACTCTTCCACCACCTCTTGAGGCTCAGGGAATTTGAGTTTGCGTGGGGGCCCCTTTTTAATGCCAGTCCAGAGCTCCGCACCTGAAAGGACAGAATAAAGCGAAGTTACAATACTTCGGAACCCACGAGCACGTCTCTGAAGCCATGAGACTCCCGCAGTTTCTAAGAATAGCGCCTCCTCTCTTCGGAACCCACGTCCCTTTCCCCCACGTCCCTCTTCCCCACACCCAGGTCCCCACTCACTGCTGCCGTCCGGGCGCAGCAGCGTCACCTCGAAGCTGCCCCTCCGGGGCTTCGTCGGGTTCACCTTTACTGGAAGCTCTGGGGCCTCCAGGCGCAGCGCCTGGCTCAGGGCCGCGGCGTTGCGCCCATAGACGCGTCAGCTAGTGCTAGGGAGAGACGGAGAGGTTAGAAACCGGGGCCCCTGGCTCCGCGGCGCCACTGTTCCCTCACCCCCGTTACTCTCCAGGTCCCTCACCAATGCTCGATAACAACGGTCGCCTCCTCCATTCCCTCCCCGCCGTTCGTCAGCTTCTCTCGCTTCTCGGCTACGGCGACCACCGCGGCCTCAGCCTTACGCTTCCTCCCGCGGGGAGCCATGGCGCCTAGAGCCCGGCCGAGAATGCAGCGGGACTGGTGGGTGGGGGGCGGAGACGTGACCACTGAGCGGGAACTGGGCAGCGAAGAGCGCAGCCCGGAAGCTCCGCTCCTACAGCGGAAACCTCTCCAAGGAACGGAAAGCGTGGCCCGCAGCACCCACGTGGCCTGGAGGCGGACCTTGGGGCACAACCACTTTGCAAGCAGGGAGCGGGGAGGTGCGGGAAACGCCTGACGGAACCACCCATCGCTTCGGGTCGCGGGGACAGAGGACGCTGGAATGGTGAACACAGCAGGAAGGGGCGGAGACTAGGTCCGACTGCTAGCCTCGCTTCGCGCAGTCTTTTCTGTACCTTTGCGTCGCGCTAAATGTTGTGTGCCACCCTCCGCCGCCAAACTCTCCTCCCTGGCAACCGCAGGCCAATCCCAAACTAAACCCACCACCTAACAACATGTGGCCGCTATTCTAGACTTATGGAAACTAGCCTTCTCCAACTCTTGCCAGTCCTGGGGATCAATGCCCGGCATTTGGTGAAACCAAATAGGATGGCCTTTGCCCTTAAGATGGGCAATTCCTCTGCAGTTGCCAGGCTTTTCTAATACAGAAACACACAAACGCGCAATCAAAAGGAAAtcccaatatttttattatggaaagcCATCAACTGGGTGTGGGGAGTAGGTCAGAGGGTTAGTGAAAGTCCAGGGGATTTCTCCTCCAAGTCCTACCACACAAAGGAAAGTCTCAAGCCTCTATTCACCCCTTCTCAATCCCCACAAAATAGGGGGTTGTTCAGTATTGTCTTCAATGATAAAAACTTTGTGGTTAAAGTTTTCTCCTTAGGACTAGCGACAAAGTTAGGCTTATACTTTTAATGAAGACCATAAACGAAGCCAGAAGGGCTTAAGGAAGCAAGAGTCCTTGGGGGAATATTCTTAGCGTTCTATACCCCAGCATCTTACCTTAGGGTTAAATCTAGGTCTAACCAGCAGGTCGACTAAGAAGGAATAATGAAACCACAGAGTTTCATGGAGAAACCATGGAGATGTCTGAATAGCTGATAAGCAGTTAACACACTGACCCAAGCTTGGAGGGAAACCATTTCCCCCTCCATCCTATGAGATCTCTTTCTTGCTCCAGTGAAACAGTTGGCCACAGCATGGCAGGCCTTCCTGTAGGGTGCCTGACAATTCCCTAGATGCCTCTTTAAAATCAGAAGCCACACACTGCCCCACCCAGTCACAGCCAGagggaaaacataaataaaaggcTGTAGCCTCAGGCTTGTGGTTATGGAAAGAGCCTGGAATTGACAGGAGAGGAAGTGAGGATCTTATTTATCCTTCTTGTTTTCCCCATCTGACACTGTGGTGGGGGCTGAAGCCACAGGCTGCTCCTCAGGGATATTGTCTCCAGCCTTTGATGGCTTCTTGGCCCGCTGGTATAGCTCATTTAAGTTAAATTCTCGGATCACATTCTCCTGCACAAAAGAGATGCACACATCAGGATCTGGGTTGGAAGGGAGAGTAAAGAGCCTGGGAAGTAAGAGGTATTTTACA is a window encoding:
- the BTBD18 gene encoding BTB/POZ domain-containing protein 18, with product MCSPASPKILYRNPRFLRLAFLQLHHQQQSDVFCDVLLQAEGEAVPAHCCILSACSPFFTERLEQERPAQGRKVVLELGGLKISTLRKLVDFLYTSEMEVSQEEAQDVLSAARQLRVSELESLQLEGGKLVKAPQGRRLNRECLQPTSAAPISARVVTPSHHPHTPLPATQTPCPLGAIRLKSLGKKEGPQENNRQNADNLSGTLLLKRKARACPTPQEKSSSPSSHSQEPRENKNDTALDPTVLSPPSLYPSVDKHLLPRKIRLSRSKPSPDICTSKPSSILSGSSSVPATPGRRLWRQRSVNKEAPEDKPKPGRASPLQSTPSPSGLGKTGGGRKRSPEVRAPNSDSAEEGQVGRVKLRKIVNGTCWEVVQETPLKNSQDSPQIPDPGGDFQVPSGTQPFSGNEQEMSPTRTELCQDSPVCTRLQDILVSASHSPDHPVVKSEFESGPELVEKEPVLATDCREPYAFDTALLEQPCEAEEYRITSAAATSELEEILDFMLCGSDIEPPIGSLESPGAEGCRTPTYHLTETGKNWIEGEEWCLPDMELWPRELTELEKEPADENREPTELLSPLVMPSEVSGEVLSVGGRWTPDLEITSSQPLDGQEDKLLHVSSLNTPQRSYGDLSPPCSNWVETGLEVSLTTDELLYPSPKAGKEVSGHSELLGSLPASSEEEEIDVVDWTAEGRLVPTSVPSVWPDPSSESETEVDILT
- the SELENOH gene encoding selenoprotein H (The RefSeq protein has 1 substitution compared to this genomic sequence); its protein translation is MAPRGRKRKAEAAVVAVAEKREKLTNGGEGMEEATVVIEHCTSURVYGRNAAALSQALRLEAPELPVKVNPTKPRRGSFEVTLLRPDGSSAELWTGIKKGPPRKLKFPEPQEVVEELKKYLS